AGAGCGCTCGTTTGATCGCTGCCGGGCTAGGCTATGCCGTGGACGAAACCCTCTTTGCGACTCTGGTCTTCCACTATCCCGAGTTGGCTCAGAAATTTTCCCGGACGGTTCGCTAAGGAGCTTCCTTTTCGAAAAGCCCTCCGGCCTCTTCACTCATTAAGAGACTGGCAAAAAACGCCTCAGGCTGCTCATCAGCCTGAGCGGGACCGACGCAGACGGGCTGCGCTGTCCAGAATTTGATTTTCTGCAATTTGTCCCTGCCGTACAGCATCTCGAATCCAGCCAACGGCTTCGGCAGGCTGGTTGGGGTCTGGCTTAAGGCTATTGGACAGCAGCAGAATATCATAGCCAGCCATCGCAGCTTTGACGGCAGCCTCTCGGGGAGACGCGATCTTGCGAATGGCCCCCATGTTGAGATCATCCGTCATGATGAGGCCATTGAACTGCATCCGCTTGCGTAACGCATCGCGAATGAGCGAGCGAGAAAATGTCGTAAGCTCCCCATCACTTCCACTGCCAACCCGAACATAAAGATGTCCGGACATGACAACATCGGCGAGCCCCATATGGATCAATTCTGCAAAAGGGGTCAGCTCTTCCGGCTGCCAGGTATCGCGAATATCAACAAAGCCATTGTGACTGTCGGCCTTGGAGAGGCCGTGGCCGGGAAAGTGTTTGAGCGCGGTGGTGATGCCGTAACGACGATGCGCCTTCACAAAGGCAGCAGCATAGCGGATGACCGTTTTCGCATCTTTGCCATAAGAGCGCTTATTTTTGCCAATCACCGGATTATATGACCGGTGCAGATCGGCAACAGGCCCCAGATTGAATGTGAAACCAGCCGCAGCAAGTTCCTTGGCAGCCACTGCATAGATTTTTTCGGCACCGTCAGGGTTGGTTTTCTGAGCGATGGTCAGCGCAGGTGCGATGCGAGTGAAGCCTTGCTGCTCCTTCAAGCGCTGCACAGTGCCACCTTCATGGTCAATAGCGATATGAGTGACGCCAGCATCATGAAACAGTTTGTTGAGCCCGAGTACATCCTTGCGCGAGCCTACATTGGTAGAGAGATAAACAATCGATGCCGCACGGCCTTTGGAGATATGGCCTGCAATCGTTCGCGCAAAGCTTTCACCGGCGCTTTTGCCGGAAAATCCCACCATGATCAGACTGCCTATGGCATTGTCCAGCTCTGCGGCATTGACCACATTGGCGCGGATGAGCGCGGGAGCCGCCAAACCAGCAGCGACAAGCTTCAAGGTTGTGCGGCGAGAAATATCTCTAATAAACGTCATGCAATGCTCTTCTTGCTGCGACCAAACCGGGACAGCTCCTGTACCGATTCCACCTTCATCAAACAGCTCTTGGCCGAATCCCTTCAGTGCGCAAAGAATGGCCCCAGCAATGAGTCCAAATCAAGGCCTGCGCCGACTTGGCACAAGGAGTTGCAAAGCCACCTATTGCGCGAGCCGTTTCAGCATATGGTCAAACAACGGGTTTGATGCTTCGAAGACATAGTCCAGACGACCGACAGAGACCGAGATAGCCCCTAGCGCACGCAGGCGACTGGCGATGGCATAGACGCTGTTTTGAGGCGTATGCAAGCGCAGGATATGCTCGTTGTGGCCATAGGGAGCGGTCACACCAGCCTCTTTAAACTCGTCACAAATCTGCTGGCTGATGGTTGCTGCGTCATAATGGGCAGCGGAAATCTCGCGGATGGTGCGGGCGGCTTCTTCGGCCTGAATACGATCGAGAATCTCCCCCAGAGCGGACTTTGCTTCTTCGGACCAATCTGCCGTCAGGGAAGCTACCAGATTGGCCTCGGAACGCAGCATGACACCATCTTCAATGATCTTGAGATTGTTGGCCTCAAGGGTCGAACCTGTGGAGGTGATATCGACGATGATATCGGCAGAGCCTGCAGCCGGAGCCCCTTCAGTTGCGCCAAGGCTTTCAACGATCTTGTAATCGATGATGCCATGGCTGGCAAAAAAGGCGCGGGTAAGGTTGATATATTTGGTCGCAACACGCAAGCGGTGACCATAGCGGGCGGGCATGTCCATTGCCACATCGCCCAGATCTTCCATGTTGCGCACGTCGATCCATGCTTTCGGCACAGCGATGACCACATTGGCGTGGCCGAACCCCAGCTTGATCAACAGATCGACATAGCTCTCGGGTGTTGCCAGATGTTCTCGGATCAGGTCTTCGCCAGTCACGCCCAGATGCACGGAACCGGCTTTCAGCTCCTTGGCGATCTCGGAGGCTGAGAGGAAAGCGATCTCGACATTGTCAATGCCCTTGAGGTGACCGCGATAATTGCGTGCGCCACCGGGGCGCGCCACATCAAGACCGGCGCGGGCGAAAAAGGCGTTTGTGTTTTCCTGCAAGCGGCCTTTGGAGGGGATTGCAATGATCAGAGGTGTCTTGCTCATGTCTATCTCTCCTTAGCCTTCATTGTCCGCTGATGCGAGGCGATCAAGCCAGACGACAAAGCCAATAGCCGGAACCGCGTCCACCGCATTGCCCCGTTTGGCGCGGGAGGCAAGAATGCCCAGCAAGCGGTCATAGCGCCCGCCACCAGCAACCGGCTTGCCTTCGCCTTCGAAGTGCAACTCGTAATTAAAGCCGGAATAATAATCGAGGCGGCGGCCAAAATCGGCCTTGAATTGTAGCTGGGTTCCATCTGGCACTGCTGCCTTGATGGCTTGGATGCGAGCGGCAAACCCTTCCAGCGCCGCGCCCAACAGGCCGCCCTCTTCCTTGTCAAAGGCTGTCAGAAGATCAAGGCTGTTGTCCAGCGATCCGGTGATGGAAAGATAGCGCAAGATGATTGCCAGCTTGTCGGCATCCCATCCAGCCATGGCCGCCAGTTGGGCCTTTTCCATATAGCGTTCAGCAATATCGCCTACAGAGCGACCGCCAACGGCGTCGAGCCCGGCGATATCGAGCATTTCTTCAACCGCCTCTCGCACTGCCTCGGGGTCCTTGCCTTCAAGGATCCGAGCAAGACCGGCGGAGGCGCCGTGGGTTTCAGAACCACCCTGCTCCAGCCTTTTGAGCATGCGGTCGAGCACTTTCCGATCTCCGAAAGCCCCTTCCAGACGACGCTGCCAAACGGCAGGCGTGCCCAAACCATTGAGCAATGCAGAAAAGAGGCCGAGATCACCAATAGTCACAATCGGGCGTTTACCAGAAAGGCGCTCCACCATGGAAACGGCGCTGGCGACGCTGGCCGCATCGAATTCCATCCCGCCCTCAGGGTCGATCTGCTCGATACCAGCTTGATGGAACTCACCCGGTTCGTCGTCTGATCGTTGACGGAAGACCGGCCCGAGGCAGGCATAGGTTGCCTTGCGGGTTGCCTCTCCATGGCGCAAATGATGCAGACAGACGGGAATGGTGAATTCTGGCCGGAGGGCCATTGCCTCACCATTGGAACCGGGCGCGACATAAAGCCGACGCCGAATGTCTTCGCCAATCAGATCGACAAACAGATCCGCAGAATAAAGGATCGGCAGATCAATCACTCTGGCACCAGCGGCCTCGAACTGGTCTGCCAGCTCGGCACGCATGGTTTGGGTCAGATGAGTCATAGCTATCTCCTCTCGCCTTTCCGGCTGAGCGGTTATTTCGTCTCGGCGGCGCGATCAGCGGCCTGATCTGCGAGCATCTTTTTCACGGTCTCGACCATCTCGGAAAGCGGCACTTCCACCTGAGCGGGGCGGCTTTCGCGCCAAGTGGCGTTGTCCTCGATCTCGGCGGAAAGACGCTTGCCTTCTTCCAGATCTTTGATCTGGACGATGCCCTTTTCTTTCTCGTCGGAGCCCTGAATGATGGCCAGCGGGCAGCCGCGCTTGTCGGCATATTTCAGCTGATTGCCAAATTTCTTCCAGTTGCCCTGATAAAGCTCGGCGCGAACGCCTTCAGCGCGCAGCTCTTGCACCATCTTCATATAATGGCCAAGGCTTGCTACGTCGCCGTCCATGACGGTGACCAGAACGGGAGCAACCATGGTCTCGTTGCCCAGCTTGCCCAGATTCTTGAGGGCAGTCATCAGGCGGGAAACGCCGATGGAGAAACCGGTTGCCGGAACATCACGCCCGACGAAGCGCTTGACGAGGCCATCATAACGACCACCGCCACCTACGGAGCCGAACTGGACCACTTCGCCCTTCTCGTTGGTTACATCAAACAGCAATTCGGCCTCATAGACCGGGCCGGTGTAATATTCGAGACCACGGACAACAGACGGGTCGATCTTGATGCGATCTTCACCATAGCCGCAGGCATCAAAGATGGCCTGCATGGTGTCCAGCTCGCGCGTGCCGTCATTTTCCATATCAAGCGTGCCTTGAGTGAAAGCAATGACCTTCTCGACATTTTCAGGGCTGAGGCCTGCGCCTTTCGTGAAGTCGCCACTTTCATCCTTGCGGCCTTCGCCAAGCAGAAGACGGACGCCATCGGGGCCAAACTTGTCGAGCTTGTCAACGGCGCGCAGCACCGTGAGGCGGGCTTCGGCATGCTCATCGCCGCCAAAGCCGATTTCTTCCATGACGCCATCGAGAACCTTGCGGTTGTTGACGCGAATGACATAGTTGCCGCGCTCGATGCCGAGCGCTTCCATGGTATCGGCCATCATCATGCAGGCTTCGGCGTCGGTCTGCACGCCGGGTGCACCAACCGTATCGGCATCGAACTGCATGAACTGGCGGAAACGACCCGGCCCCGGCTTTTCATTGCGATAAACGTAGCCAACGCGATAGGTGCGGTAAGGCAGCTGGATCTCGTTGATATTCTCCGCAACATGACGGGCCATCGGCGCGGTCAGATCATAGCGCAGGCTCATCCATTGCTCGTCATCGTCCTGCACGGAGAATACGCCAGCGTTGGGACGATCGGTATCGGGCAGAAACTTGCCAAGGCAATCGGTATATTCAAAGGTCGGCGTCTCAATCGGGTCGAAGCCATGATGCTCATAGACGGCCTTGATTTTAGCGAGCATGTCATCGGCTGCGCGAATATCGTCGGCAGTCCGGTCCACAAATCCGCGCGGCAGGCGGGCCTGGAGCTTATTGGGCTTTTTATTCTTTGCCATGATTGGACGTCACTTATGAATTAGAATTGAAGTTAAGGAGGCGCGGTCTTTCTAAAAAAGACGGGCCTTGCGCGCTTTTCCTAGCCCATCCAAAGGCAGGCAGCAAGAGAAGAGCGCACAATCGAGGGCGGTTAGGCGAGAAACTTCACGTAAATGACATGAATTCCAGACCGCTCCGGGCTGCTGCGCATGAAATCACCCGATGGTCGATATTATGAACAGACATAATCATAATAGATTACATTAATAGAAAGCCTACCTGTCAGGCTGTTCTGGCTGACCTGTTCTGGCTGACCTGTTCGAGCGGACCACTTAAACAATCAAGGGGCAGCCGATGCCACCCCTTGAATGTGATTTGGTACATTGGCAGATCAAGCGAATGCCTATGCTTCCTTGCTCACTGAAATGATCTGAGTATGCGGATATGGAATATCAATCCCATTGGCATCAAATGCATATTTGACATTTTTCAGCAGATCACATTTCAGCTGCCACCAATCGGCAGGCTTGCACCAAACCCGCAGGGTGAGATCAACCGAGGAATCGCCCAGATTGGTAACACCGACCCAAGGAGCCGGATCACTTAGGCAGCGATCATCTGCGTTCACGACATCCAGAATAACGTTCATGGCCTTGTCCGGATCGTTTTCATAGGCGATGCCGAATACCAGATCGGCCCTACGGGTCGTGGTATTGGTGTAATTGGTGATGATCGAACCCCATGATTTGGAGTTGGGCATGATGATTTTGATATTGTCGGGCGTGGACAGCTCGGTGACGAAAAGATCAATCGATTTTACAGTGCCCAGAGTACCGGCAATATCGACAAAATCCCCCAGCTTGTAGGGGCGGAAG
This window of the uncultured Cohaesibacter sp. genome carries:
- a CDS encoding mechanosensitive ion channel domain-containing protein, with amino-acid sequence MNVITEQMGAYAPLLINVAKAIIFLILGFFVSSTVAGFIRNRIVNHPRIDDTLGNFAASLVKWLILAFVGIAVLQLFGFQVTSLIAVLGAASLAIGLALQGTLSDLASGVMLIIFRPYKLGDFVDIAGTLGTVKSIDLFVTELSTPDNIKIIMPNSKSWGSIITNYTNTTTRRADLVFGIAYENDPDKAMNVILDVVNADDRCLSDPAPWVGVTNLGDSSVDLTLRVWCKPADWWQLKCDLLKNVKYAFDANGIDIPYPHTQIISVSKEA
- the hisS gene encoding histidine--tRNA ligase, with product MMAKNKKPNKLQARLPRGFVDRTADDIRAADDMLAKIKAVYEHHGFDPIETPTFEYTDCLGKFLPDTDRPNAGVFSVQDDDEQWMSLRYDLTAPMARHVAENINEIQLPYRTYRVGYVYRNEKPGPGRFRQFMQFDADTVGAPGVQTDAEACMMMADTMEALGIERGNYVIRVNNRKVLDGVMEEIGFGGDEHAEARLTVLRAVDKLDKFGPDGVRLLLGEGRKDESGDFTKGAGLSPENVEKVIAFTQGTLDMENDGTRELDTMQAIFDACGYGEDRIKIDPSVVRGLEYYTGPVYEAELLFDVTNEKGEVVQFGSVGGGGRYDGLVKRFVGRDVPATGFSIGVSRLMTALKNLGKLGNETMVAPVLVTVMDGDVASLGHYMKMVQELRAEGVRAELYQGNWKKFGNQLKYADKRGCPLAIIQGSDEKEKGIVQIKDLEEGKRLSAEIEDNATWRESRPAQVEVPLSEMVETVKKMLADQAADRAAETK
- a CDS encoding ATP phosphoribosyltransferase regulatory subunit, producing MTHLTQTMRAELADQFEAAGARVIDLPILYSADLFVDLIGEDIRRRLYVAPGSNGEAMALRPEFTIPVCLHHLRHGEATRKATYACLGPVFRQRSDDEPGEFHQAGIEQIDPEGGMEFDAASVASAVSMVERLSGKRPIVTIGDLGLFSALLNGLGTPAVWQRRLEGAFGDRKVLDRMLKRLEQGGSETHGASAGLARILEGKDPEAVREAVEEMLDIAGLDAVGGRSVGDIAERYMEKAQLAAMAGWDADKLAIILRYLSITGSLDNSLDLLTAFDKEEGGLLGAALEGFAARIQAIKAAVPDGTQLQFKADFGRRLDYYSGFNYELHFEGEGKPVAGGGRYDRLLGILASRAKRGNAVDAVPAIGFVVWLDRLASADNEG
- a CDS encoding glycoside hydrolase family 3 N-terminal domain-containing protein, whose amino-acid sequence is MTFIRDISRRTTLKLVAAGLAAPALIRANVVNAAELDNAIGSLIMVGFSGKSAGESFARTIAGHISKGRAASIVYLSTNVGSRKDVLGLNKLFHDAGVTHIAIDHEGGTVQRLKEQQGFTRIAPALTIAQKTNPDGAEKIYAVAAKELAAAGFTFNLGPVADLHRSYNPVIGKNKRSYGKDAKTVIRYAAAFVKAHRRYGITTALKHFPGHGLSKADSHNGFVDIRDTWQPEELTPFAELIHMGLADVVMSGHLYVRVGSGSDGELTTFSRSLIRDALRKRMQFNGLIMTDDLNMGAIRKIASPREAAVKAAMAGYDILLLSNSLKPDPNQPAEAVGWIRDAVRQGQIAENQILDSAARLRRSRSG
- the hisG gene encoding ATP phosphoribosyltransferase; the encoded protein is MSKTPLIIAIPSKGRLQENTNAFFARAGLDVARPGGARNYRGHLKGIDNVEIAFLSASEIAKELKAGSVHLGVTGEDLIREHLATPESYVDLLIKLGFGHANVVIAVPKAWIDVRNMEDLGDVAMDMPARYGHRLRVATKYINLTRAFFASHGIIDYKIVESLGATEGAPAAGSADIIVDITSTGSTLEANNLKIIEDGVMLRSEANLVASLTADWSEEAKSALGEILDRIQAEEAARTIREISAAHYDAATISQQICDEFKEAGVTAPYGHNEHILRLHTPQNSVYAIASRLRALGAISVSVGRLDYVFEASNPLFDHMLKRLAQ